A DNA window from Engraulis encrasicolus isolate BLACKSEA-1 chromosome 3, IST_EnEncr_1.0, whole genome shotgun sequence contains the following coding sequences:
- the usp30 gene encoding ubiquitin carboxyl-terminal hydrolase 30 isoform X2: MFKGWGLVGGVVAALAAGVYVLWGPISDKKKMRKGLVPGLLNVGNSCFLNALLQGLASCPSFIKWLQELSGLRQRAGHLSTTLLELLKALSSYSPAEEDVLDAGCLLDVLRLQRWHISLFEEQDAHELFHVLTSSLEEEQGRQATVIHLFDMQSLESSSESGESSLSCRVPGPLHSIPKLKRNQHPFHGRLMSCMVCKGCRQQSPVRYDSFDSLSLTIPPAQWGQPITLEQCLQHFISSETVSEVECVNCTKMQAVEFPNGHIGENHRSTFIKQLKLGKLPQCLCIHLQRLTWSSEGRPMKRHEHVQFKEYLSMDSYKHSFFGSSQQQKNCTSQSVHSQSSGVDYSNVMPASTGHFPSALPSSFSHPLSSAHNHRCLKYFFRLTAVVVHHGDMHSGHFITYRRSPASPHSSAPLSSQWLWVSDDTVRKASLQEALSSTAYLLFYERVQRSPTAHTEGSGEPVHTPPPSHPNHSTVGHEQHPTDDTEECGLDHKPTLPIEESGMTNEGQSSSH; encoded by the exons ATGTTCAAAGGCTGGGGACTCGTTGGTGGGGTTGTGGCTGCGTTGGCAGCTGGTGTCTATGTGCTGTGGGGCCCTATCTCtgacaaaaagaaaatgagaaaag GGTTGGTTCCTGGCCTCCTGAATGTGGGTAACTCCTGCTTCCTGAACGCGTTACTGCAGGGCCTGGCGTCATGCCCATCCTTCATAAAGTGGCTCCAGGAGCTCTCTGGACTGAGGCAGCGGGCCGGTCACCTTTCCACAACACTTTTGGAGCTGCTCAAGG CTCTTTCTAGTTACAGTCCTGCGGAGGAAGACGTTTTGGACGCTGGTTGTCTCCTGGATGTGCTGAGACTGCAGAGGTGGCATATAAGTTTATTTGAAGAGCAG GATGCTCATGAGCTCTTCCACGTGCTCACGTCTTctctggaggaggagcagggtcgACAAGCCACCGTCATCCACCTGTTTGACATGCAGTCGCTAGAG AGTTCGTCAGAATCGGGCGAAAGCAGTCTGTCGTGCAGAGTTCCAG GACCGTTACATTCCATTCCTAAACTTAAGAGGAACCAGCACCCGTTTCATGGTCGCCTGATGAGCTGTATGGTGTGCAAGGGTTGCAGACAACAG AGCCCAGTTCGGTATGACTCCTTTGACAGTCTGTCCCTCACCATCCCCCCTGCCCAGTGG gGTCAACCTATCACGTTAGAGCAATGTCTTCAGCACTTCATCTCGTCAGAAACTGTCAGTGAGGTGGAATGTGTTAATTGCACAAAG ATGCAAGCAGTTGAATTCCCAAATGGACACATCGGGGAAAATCACAGGTCAACTTTCATTAAGCAGTTGAAGCTTGGCAAG CTCCCACAGTGCCTGTGCATCCACCTGCAGAGGTTAACGTGGTCTAGTGAAGGAAGGCCAATGAAGAGACATGAACATGTGCAGTTTAAGGAGTATCTGTCCATGGACTCGTATAAGCACAGTTTCTTTGGCTCCAGTCAGCAACAGAAGAACTGCACATCTCAGTCAGTACACTCCCAGAGCAGCG GGGTGGATTATTCCAACGTTATGCCTGCTTCCACTGGACACTTCCCTTCAGCCCtgccttcgtctttcagccatccCCTCAGCTCAGCACATAACCACAG GTGTTTAAAATACTTCTTCAGGCTGACGGCGGTGGTGGTGCACCATGGCGACATGCACTCGGGTCACTTCATCACCTACAGGCGGTCGCCAGCCTCCCCTCACTCCTCCGCGCCTCTCAGCTCGCAGTGGCTCTGGGTATCCGACGACACGGTCCGCAAGGCCAGCCTGCAGGAGGCGCTGTCCTCTACGGCGTACCTCCTCTTCTACGAAAG GGTCCAAAGATCCCCCACCGCTCACACAGAAGGGTCTGGGGAGCCCGTCcatacacctcctccctcccaTCCAAACCACTCTACAGTGGGGCATGAACAACATCCCACTGACGACACAGAAGAATGTGGATTAGACCATAAACCGACACTGCCAATAGAAGAGTCTGGGATGACGAATGAAGGACAATCATCATCCCATTGA
- the usp30 gene encoding ubiquitin carboxyl-terminal hydrolase 30 isoform X1, whose translation MFKGWGLVGGVVAALAAGVYVLWGPISDKKKMRKGLVPGLLNVGNSCFLNALLQGLASCPSFIKWLQELSGLRQRAGHLSTTLLELLKALSSYSPAEEDVLDAGCLLDVLRLQRWHISLFEEQDAHELFHVLTSSLEEEQGRQATVIHLFDMQSLESSSESGESSLSCRVPGPLHSIPKLKRNQHPFHGRLMSCMVCKGCRQQSPVRYDSFDSLSLTIPPAQWGQPITLEQCLQHFISSETVSEVECVNCTKQMQAVEFPNGHIGENHRSTFIKQLKLGKLPQCLCIHLQRLTWSSEGRPMKRHEHVQFKEYLSMDSYKHSFFGSSQQQKNCTSQSVHSQSSGVDYSNVMPASTGHFPSALPSSFSHPLSSAHNHRCLKYFFRLTAVVVHHGDMHSGHFITYRRSPASPHSSAPLSSQWLWVSDDTVRKASLQEALSSTAYLLFYERVQRSPTAHTEGSGEPVHTPPPSHPNHSTVGHEQHPTDDTEECGLDHKPTLPIEESGMTNEGQSSSH comes from the exons ATGTTCAAAGGCTGGGGACTCGTTGGTGGGGTTGTGGCTGCGTTGGCAGCTGGTGTCTATGTGCTGTGGGGCCCTATCTCtgacaaaaagaaaatgagaaaag GGTTGGTTCCTGGCCTCCTGAATGTGGGTAACTCCTGCTTCCTGAACGCGTTACTGCAGGGCCTGGCGTCATGCCCATCCTTCATAAAGTGGCTCCAGGAGCTCTCTGGACTGAGGCAGCGGGCCGGTCACCTTTCCACAACACTTTTGGAGCTGCTCAAGG CTCTTTCTAGTTACAGTCCTGCGGAGGAAGACGTTTTGGACGCTGGTTGTCTCCTGGATGTGCTGAGACTGCAGAGGTGGCATATAAGTTTATTTGAAGAGCAG GATGCTCATGAGCTCTTCCACGTGCTCACGTCTTctctggaggaggagcagggtcgACAAGCCACCGTCATCCACCTGTTTGACATGCAGTCGCTAGAG AGTTCGTCAGAATCGGGCGAAAGCAGTCTGTCGTGCAGAGTTCCAG GACCGTTACATTCCATTCCTAAACTTAAGAGGAACCAGCACCCGTTTCATGGTCGCCTGATGAGCTGTATGGTGTGCAAGGGTTGCAGACAACAG AGCCCAGTTCGGTATGACTCCTTTGACAGTCTGTCCCTCACCATCCCCCCTGCCCAGTGG gGTCAACCTATCACGTTAGAGCAATGTCTTCAGCACTTCATCTCGTCAGAAACTGTCAGTGAGGTGGAATGTGTTAATTGCACAAAG CAGATGCAAGCAGTTGAATTCCCAAATGGACACATCGGGGAAAATCACAGGTCAACTTTCATTAAGCAGTTGAAGCTTGGCAAG CTCCCACAGTGCCTGTGCATCCACCTGCAGAGGTTAACGTGGTCTAGTGAAGGAAGGCCAATGAAGAGACATGAACATGTGCAGTTTAAGGAGTATCTGTCCATGGACTCGTATAAGCACAGTTTCTTTGGCTCCAGTCAGCAACAGAAGAACTGCACATCTCAGTCAGTACACTCCCAGAGCAGCG GGGTGGATTATTCCAACGTTATGCCTGCTTCCACTGGACACTTCCCTTCAGCCCtgccttcgtctttcagccatccCCTCAGCTCAGCACATAACCACAG GTGTTTAAAATACTTCTTCAGGCTGACGGCGGTGGTGGTGCACCATGGCGACATGCACTCGGGTCACTTCATCACCTACAGGCGGTCGCCAGCCTCCCCTCACTCCTCCGCGCCTCTCAGCTCGCAGTGGCTCTGGGTATCCGACGACACGGTCCGCAAGGCCAGCCTGCAGGAGGCGCTGTCCTCTACGGCGTACCTCCTCTTCTACGAAAG GGTCCAAAGATCCCCCACCGCTCACACAGAAGGGTCTGGGGAGCCCGTCcatacacctcctccctcccaTCCAAACCACTCTACAGTGGGGCATGAACAACATCCCACTGACGACACAGAAGAATGTGGATTAGACCATAAACCGACACTGCCAATAGAAGAGTCTGGGATGACGAATGAAGGACAATCATCATCCCATTGA
- the srrd gene encoding SRR1-like protein, whose amino-acid sequence MHSFDYILRAGLSTRAGVPQKGAESGGVQESVCYGLGSFSTCVTARYQLALLLLLLDALEIAVERCSVYDPVFSTSECETLRNLGFKVILENEEGKRAVHQPTLFYLMHCGKALYNNLLWRNWNCHDLVNLVVIGNSFLGIQERTLQRELERDYPYLLTATGVCEETALPCSQRFLDVFNDTSLIRFRPESLRQLPASSWTDPEEPQYQHCQDLEIIRNHNT is encoded by the exons ATGCACTCATTTGATT ATATCCTGAGAGCTGGGCTTTCCACTAGGGCCGGTGTGCCACAGAAGGGTGCTGAGAGTGGCGGTGTGCAGGAGTCTGTGTGTTATGGCCTGGGCTCCTTCTCCACATGTGTGACGGCGCGCTATCAGCTggccctcctgctgctcctgctggatGCCCTGGAG ATCGCTGTGGAGCGCTGCAGTGTGTATGATCCTGTGTTCTCAACGTCAGAATGCGAGACGCTGAGAAATTTGGGTTTCAAAGTCATCCTGGAAAATGAG gaaggCAAGCGCGCTGTGCATCAGCCAACACTGTTCTACCTGATGCATTGTGGGAAGGCGCTGTATAACAACCTGCTGTGGAGGAACTGGAACTGCCATGACCTGGTCAATCTTGTTGTCATCGGCAACAGTTTCCTTGGCATCCAAGAGAG GACGCTACAGAGGGAGCTTGAGAGAGATTATCCCTACCTGTTAACT GCGACGggtgtgtgtgaagagacagcGTTGCCGTGCTCACAGCGCTTCCTGGACGTCTTCAATGACACATCGCTGATCCGGTTCAGGCCAGAGAGCCTCAGGCAACTGCCAGCGTCCAGCTGGACCGACCCAGAGGAGCCTCAGTACCAACACTGCCAGGACCTGGAGATCATCAGGAACCacaacacatag